In Brachypodium distachyon strain Bd21 chromosome 2, Brachypodium_distachyon_v3.0, whole genome shotgun sequence, one genomic interval encodes:
- the LOC100822853 gene encoding uncharacterized protein LOC100822853 isoform X1, translated as METWIRAVVEAIHSSRAQAVIYLAGGASQALGWLLSVPGASGSVLEVVVPYSRSSMAQLLGKMPLQFTSKQTAEDMSLAAFNRALKLSGPGLQVMGVGFSGSLASSRPKHGDHRFYVSTRTQNCLRTSHVTLSKGLRNREEEDKVSSYYVLKVIADACRVSATIPTDVQEPEIPKESVEQFDEDQELQQVIDGKVCMKVYHFSDPVEKNFDRKLILPGSFNPLHDGHLRLLEVASSICDDGLPCFEISAVNADKPPLSIAEIKRRVEQFRIRGKNVIISNQPYFYKKAELFPGSAFIIGADTAARLVNPKYYGGDCKRMLEILLECKSTGTTFLVGGREIEGVFKVLEHLDIPGELRDMFTSIPEEKFRVDISSTELRKSQGL; from the exons ATGGAGACTTGGATCCGCGCCGTGGTGGAGGCCATCCACTCCTCTCGCGCCCAGGCCGTCATCTACCTCGCCGGTGGCGCTTCCCAG GCGCTCGGCTGGCTCCTGTCCGTGCCCGGCGCGTCCGGCAGCGTCCTCGAGGTCGTCGTGCCCTATTCCAGGTCCTCCATGGCGCAGCTACTCGGCAAG ATGCCCCTGCAATTCACGAGCAAGCAGACTGCAGAGGACATGTCACTGGCCGCCTTCAACCGTGCCCTTAAGCTTTCTGGACCAG GTCTACAAGTAATGGGTGTCGGTTTTTCTGGGTCACTCGCTAGCTCACGTCCAAAACATGGTGACCACAG GTTCTATGTGTCAACTCGGACACAAAATTGCCTAAGGACATCACATGTAACATTATCAAAG GGTTTACGGAacagagaggaagaagacaaggTCTCAAGCTATTACGTGCTCAAG GTGATTGCAGATGCCTGCAGAGTTTCTGCAACTATTCCAACAGACGTTCAAGAACCTGAAATTCCAAAAGAAAGTGTGGAACAATTTGATGAAGACCAAGAGCTCCAGCAAGTTATTGATGGAAAAGTCTGCATGAAAGTATACCACTTTTCTG ATCCAGTGGAAAAGAACTTTGACAGGAAACTAATTCTACCTGGTTCATTCAATCCCTTGCATGATGGTCACCTTAGGTTGTTAGAAGTTGCATCAAG CATTTGTGATGATGGGCTCCCATGCTTTGAGATATCAGCAGTCAATGCTGATAAACCTCCACTATCTATTGCAGAAATTAAGCGCCGTGTTGAGCAATTCAGAATAAGAG GGAAGAATGTAATCATATCTAACCAACCTTACTTTTACAAGAAAGCAGAACTTTTCCCAGGCAGTGCTTTTATAATTGGTGCTGACACTGCCGCTAGGCTTGTTAAT CCTAAGTATTATGGAGGTGACTGCAAAAGAATGCTGGAGATTCTTCTTGAATGTAAAAGCACTGGCACAACATTTCTTGTTGGTGGTCGAGAAATTGAAGGAGTTTTCAAG GTCCTTGAACATTTGGACATTCCAGGAGAGTTGAGGGACATGTTTACCTCTATACCAGAAGAGAAGTTCCGCGTGGACATTTCATCTACTGAATTAAGAAAAAGCCAAGGGCTCTAA
- the LOC100837475 gene encoding LEAF RUST 10 DISEASE-RESISTANCE LOCUS RECEPTOR-LIKE PROTEIN KINASE-like 2.1 isoform X2, protein MAHLLLLLALFIGVHVSASDGFPLSLTAYNESMCLESKCGSVDIKYPFYLSNATERNPEDYTTYSCGYTDLKIFCHGDGDTKTPILRLGEANYTIRNIFYDNRSITLVDTDALSGKCPSVRHNVTMDPEWLNYTDSLDSLKFFFGCAPRPDVEDHQIDCKGFSPPAGSGNGVSFVFTSEEDKLSRENLLAEHCNKIVFVPVHEDGLMRSGSVRLPLDYGAVVKEGFELAWKQSTQQPCHACEQSYGRCAYSESKEYLGCLCSGGKIGVPDCYNSGNSRTGSTASASRAHSKNKRKIYIIASTIPLVFLLFALLLGSKKYLSRKKSKETIRIESFLQKNGTIYPKRYTYTEVKRLTKSFTEKLGQGGFGAVYRGGLSDGRQIAVKMLKSYKTDGEDFINEVASISKTSHVNVVTLLGFCLEGSKRALIYDYMPNGSLEKYAFKDNSKGEDSQNTLGWEKLFDIAVGIARGLEYLHRGCNTRIVHFDIKPHNILLDQNFCPKISDFGLAKLCLNKESAISIGGARGTIGYIAPEVFSKQFGAVSSKSDVYSYGMMVLEMVGARDKNIYASSASSSQYFPQWIYEHLDEYCVGASEIDGEITEIVRKMIVVGLWCIQLSATNRPTMTRVVEMLEGNTSDLELPPKVLLIS, encoded by the exons ATGGCTCACCTACTGCTCTTGCTCGCCCTCTTCATCGGCGTCCATGTCTCCGCCTCCGATGGCTTCCCTCTTTCGCTCACTGCTTACAATGAGTCCATGTGCTTGGAATCGAAGTGTGGCAGCGTTGACATCAAATACCCATTTTATCTGTCAAACGCAACTGAAAGAAACCCAGAAGATTACACAACCTATTCGTGCGGCTACACCGATTTGAAGATCTTCTGCCATGGCGATGGGGATACCAAGACCCCGATCCTTCGGCTCGGCGAAGCCAACTACACCATCCGGAACATCTTCTACGACAATCGCTCCATCACTCTCGTGGACACTGACGCCCTTAGCGGCAAGTGCCCCTCAGTCCGCCACAACGTTACGATGGACCCGGAGTGGCTGAACTACACCGACTCCTTGGACAGTCTCAAATTCTTCTTCGGCTGCGCTCCCCGGCCCGACGTAGAAGATCACCAGATCGACTGCAAAGGTTTCAGTCCGCCTGCAGGCAGTGGAAACGGTGTTTCCTTCGTGTTCACCTCTGAAGAAGACAAGCTTTCTCGAGAGAACCTATTGGCTGAGCACTGCAACAAGATTGTCTTCGTGCCGGTACATGAAGATGGTCTGATGAGAAGTGGTTCAGTGAGGTTGCCGTTGGATTACGGTGCCGTGGTTAAGGAAGGGTTCGAGCTGGCATGGAAGCAGAGCACGCAGCAGCCATGCCACGCGTGTGAGCAATCTTACGGACGGTGCGCCTACAGCGAGAGCAAGGAATACCTTGGTTGCTTGTGCTCCGGCGGGAAGATTGGGGTTCCGGATTGCTACAACAGTGGCAACAGCAGAACTGGAAGCACCGCGTCTGCATCAA GGGCACACtcaaagaacaaaagaaagataT ACATAATAGCAAGCACTATACCTCTGGTATTTCTACTTTTTGCATTGTTGCTGGGGTCCAAGAAATACTTATCCAGAAAGAAATCAAAGGAAACAATAAGGATTGAGTCCTTCCTGCAAAAGAATGGAACCATATATCCAAAAAGATACACTTACACAGAAGTGAAAAGATTGACAAAATCTTTTACTGAAAAACTAGGTCAAGGTGGATTTGGTGCTGTTTACAGAGGTGGCCTCTCTGATGGCCGTCAGATTGCAGTCAAGATGCTAAAGAGCTACAAGACTGATGGTGAGGATTTCATCAATGAGGTAGCTAGTATCAGCAAAACTTCTCATGTCAATGTTGTGACCCTCCTAGGATTTTGCTTGGAAGGATCTAAAAGGGCACTAATCTATGACTATATGCCTAATGGATCacttgaaaagtatgctttcAAAGATAACTCTAAAGGCGAAGATAGCCAAAATACTCTAGGTTGGGAGAAATTATTTGATATAGCAGTTGGCATTGCTCGAGGACTTGAATATCTTCATCGAGGATGCAATACTCGCATCGTACATTTTGATATCAAACCCCACAACATTCTGTTGGATCAAAATTTCTGCCCTAAGATCTCTGATTTTGGATTGGCAAAGCTGTGCCTCAATAAAGAAAGTGCTATTTCCATTGGTGGTGCAAGAGGAACAATAGGCTATATTGCGCCCGAGGTCTTTTCAAAGCAATTTGGGGCAGTAAGTAGCAAGTCTGATGTCTACAGTTATGGAATGATGGTTCTTGAGATGGTTGGGGCTAGGGATAAGAATATCTATGCAAGTAGTGCATCTAGTAGCCAATATTTCCCTCAATGGATTTACGAACATTTGGATGAATATTGTGTCGGTGCTTCTGAGATTGATGGCGAGATCACAGAGATTGTAAGGAAAATGATAGTAGTTGGGCTGTGGTGCATACAATTAAGTGCCACGAATCGTCCAACAATGACTAGAGTAGTTGAGATGCTAGAAGGGAACACGAGTGACCTTGAATTGCCACCAAAAGTGCTCTTGATTTCATAA
- the LOC100822853 gene encoding uncharacterized protein LOC100822853 isoform X2 yields the protein METWIRAVVEAIHSSRAQAVIYLAGGASQALGWLLSVPGASGSVLEVVVPYSRSSMAQLLGKMPLQFTSKQTAEDMSLAAFNRALKLSGPGLQVMGVGFSGSLASSRPKHGDHRFYVSTRTQNCLRTSHVTLSKVIADACRVSATIPTDVQEPEIPKESVEQFDEDQELQQVIDGKVCMKVYHFSDPVEKNFDRKLILPGSFNPLHDGHLRLLEVASSICDDGLPCFEISAVNADKPPLSIAEIKRRVEQFRIRGKNVIISNQPYFYKKAELFPGSAFIIGADTAARLVNPKYYGGDCKRMLEILLECKSTGTTFLVGGREIEGVFKVLEHLDIPGELRDMFTSIPEEKFRVDISSTELRKSQGL from the exons ATGGAGACTTGGATCCGCGCCGTGGTGGAGGCCATCCACTCCTCTCGCGCCCAGGCCGTCATCTACCTCGCCGGTGGCGCTTCCCAG GCGCTCGGCTGGCTCCTGTCCGTGCCCGGCGCGTCCGGCAGCGTCCTCGAGGTCGTCGTGCCCTATTCCAGGTCCTCCATGGCGCAGCTACTCGGCAAG ATGCCCCTGCAATTCACGAGCAAGCAGACTGCAGAGGACATGTCACTGGCCGCCTTCAACCGTGCCCTTAAGCTTTCTGGACCAG GTCTACAAGTAATGGGTGTCGGTTTTTCTGGGTCACTCGCTAGCTCACGTCCAAAACATGGTGACCACAG GTTCTATGTGTCAACTCGGACACAAAATTGCCTAAGGACATCACATGTAACATTATCAAAG GTGATTGCAGATGCCTGCAGAGTTTCTGCAACTATTCCAACAGACGTTCAAGAACCTGAAATTCCAAAAGAAAGTGTGGAACAATTTGATGAAGACCAAGAGCTCCAGCAAGTTATTGATGGAAAAGTCTGCATGAAAGTATACCACTTTTCTG ATCCAGTGGAAAAGAACTTTGACAGGAAACTAATTCTACCTGGTTCATTCAATCCCTTGCATGATGGTCACCTTAGGTTGTTAGAAGTTGCATCAAG CATTTGTGATGATGGGCTCCCATGCTTTGAGATATCAGCAGTCAATGCTGATAAACCTCCACTATCTATTGCAGAAATTAAGCGCCGTGTTGAGCAATTCAGAATAAGAG GGAAGAATGTAATCATATCTAACCAACCTTACTTTTACAAGAAAGCAGAACTTTTCCCAGGCAGTGCTTTTATAATTGGTGCTGACACTGCCGCTAGGCTTGTTAAT CCTAAGTATTATGGAGGTGACTGCAAAAGAATGCTGGAGATTCTTCTTGAATGTAAAAGCACTGGCACAACATTTCTTGTTGGTGGTCGAGAAATTGAAGGAGTTTTCAAG GTCCTTGAACATTTGGACATTCCAGGAGAGTTGAGGGACATGTTTACCTCTATACCAGAAGAGAAGTTCCGCGTGGACATTTCATCTACTGAATTAAGAAAAAGCCAAGGGCTCTAA
- the LOC100822232 gene encoding reticulon-like protein B9 isoform X1, giving the protein MPPHFPSDSNHGRHAVRPLGRHKSIHRLLGGGEAADILLWKNRNLSAGVLAGATLIWFLFDVVEYNIIPLLSQIAIFVMLVIFIWSNAAPIFDRAPPRIPEVVISEHAFRELVLTSHHKLSYAVSLLYDIACGKDLKKLLLVIASLLALSVIGDSCSLTSLLYLGFLCAHTLPALYQRYETEVDHLLARGGEYIKKFYEKIDSNVVSKIPRGPVTGVAFKGSDSIQ; this is encoded by the exons ATGCCACCTCATTTTCCAAGTGATTCTAACCATGGACGACATGCGGTAAGGCCACTAGGCAGGCACAAGTCGATCCATAGGCTTCTTGGTGGAGGGGAAG CTGCAGACATTCTGCTGTGGAAGAATAGGAACTTATCTGCAGGGGTCCTTGCCGGGGCCACACTGATCTGGTTCCTGTTTGACGTGGTTGAATATAACATAATTCCGCTCCTTTCCCAGATTGCCATATTTGTCATGCTTGTCATCTTCATTTGGTCAAATGCTGCACCAATCTTCGACAG AGCCCCGCCAAGGATCCCAGAAGTTGTCATCTCTGAACATGCCTTCAGAGAACTGGTTTTGACCAGTCATCACAAACTGTCATATGCTGTATCTCTTCTTTATGACATTGCTTGTGGAAAGGATCTGAAGAAACTCTTGTTG GTCATTGCATCCCTGCTAGCGCTATCAGTGATTGGAGATTCTTGCAGCTTGACAAGCCTACTCTATCTTG GATTCTTGTGCGCCCACACTTTGCCAGCATTGTACCAACGATACGAGACAGAAGTGGACCATCTACTTGCAAGGGGAGGCGAATACATCAAGAAGTTCTATGAGAAGATTGATTCCAATGTGGTCAGCAAAATACCAAGAGGC CCAGTTACTGGAGTGGCTTTCAAGGGAAGCGATTCTATTCAATAA
- the LOC100822232 gene encoding reticulon-like protein B1 isoform X2: MPPHFPSDSNHGRHAVRPLGRHKSIHRLLGGGEAADILLWKNRNLSAGVLAGATLIWFLFDVVEYNIIPLLSQIAIFVMLVIFIWSNAAPIFDRAPPRIPEVVISEHAFRELVLTSHHKLSYAVSLLYDIACGKDLKKLLLVQNPHLCCTIFDKEKTNLPQDSCAPTLCQHCTNDTRQKWTIYLQGEANTSRSSMRRLIPMWSAKYQEALSRQNLDKTYY, translated from the exons ATGCCACCTCATTTTCCAAGTGATTCTAACCATGGACGACATGCGGTAAGGCCACTAGGCAGGCACAAGTCGATCCATAGGCTTCTTGGTGGAGGGGAAG CTGCAGACATTCTGCTGTGGAAGAATAGGAACTTATCTGCAGGGGTCCTTGCCGGGGCCACACTGATCTGGTTCCTGTTTGACGTGGTTGAATATAACATAATTCCGCTCCTTTCCCAGATTGCCATATTTGTCATGCTTGTCATCTTCATTTGGTCAAATGCTGCACCAATCTTCGACAG AGCCCCGCCAAGGATCCCAGAAGTTGTCATCTCTGAACATGCCTTCAGAGAACTGGTTTTGACCAGTCATCACAAACTGTCATATGCTGTATCTCTTCTTTATGACATTGCTTGTGGAAAGGATCTGAAGAAACTCTTGTTGGTACAGAATCCACATCTTTGCTGTACTATCTTTGATAAGGAAAAGACAAA TCTTCCACAGGATTCTTGTGCGCCCACACTTTGCCAGCATTGTACCAACGATACGAGACAGAAGTGGACCATCTACTTGCAAGGGGAGGCGAATACATCAAGAAGTTCTATGAGAAGATTGATTCCAATGTGGTCAGCAAAATACCAAGAGGCCCTGTCAAGACAAAATTTAGATAAAACATACTATTGA
- the LOC100837779 gene encoding LEAF RUST 10 DISEASE-RESISTANCE LOCUS RECEPTOR-LIKE PROTEIN KINASE-like 2.5 codes for MRGNFCNLTILLLAAASVLPAAAAADAVDIAIYWGQNASEGTLGDTCGTGLYAYVNLAFLSTFGAGRAPVLDLSGHCDAPSGTCAALASDIASCQSAGVKVLLSMGGGLDDAGAPGYNLSSPSDAQRVAAYLWDNFLGGTGESRPLGDAVLDGIDFDMEAPSRYYDDLARNLTWLYKGAATATPTGVEKKNKAYLLTAAPQCPFPDASLGGALGMGLFDHVWVQFYNNPPCQFAADASALQSAWQQWTAALPSATVFLGLPASLDAAGSGFVDADTLVSRVLPLVEGAPNYGGVMLWSRSYDKDSGFSVKLQANLQNRNTGNGTSSYRKRIYTIVGVVAGTVLLLLLLTTCFLCHKKYRSSSPPEEGSTTPPKTEQFQQKLIPQHPQRYTYSDIQRMTKTFAHKLGQGSHGDVYRGSLRDARQITVKVLKNCKGSDKDFVNEVARIGGISHANVAPLLGFCLQGPTRALIYEYMPNGSLESYALNNNEEDSVEENYSLWLYWEKLFDIAVGVAQGLEYLHEGIGDNDVHISVKPRNILLDQELCPKISDVGVANLCLLKESKTSHDVRERDGYDAPESVSRKFGAVSSKSDVYSYGVMVLEMVRAKRHVKVGADTTSKYFAQWLYEHLDQFCNSISDINGDTRDLVRKMIIVGLWCVQAAPMSRPSMSRVIEMLESSSTDLELPRRIS; via the exons ATGCGCGGCAACTTCTGCAACCTCACGATCCTGCTCTTAGCGGCGGCGTCCGTCCtgcccgcggcagcggcagcggacGCCGTCGACATTGCTATCTACTGGGGCCAGAACGCCAGCGAGGGCACGCTCGGCGACACATGCGGCACGGGACTCTACGCCTACGTCAACCTCGCCTTCCTCTCCACCTTCGGCGCCGGTCGGGCTCCGGTCCTCGATCTCAGCGGCCACTGCGACGCCCCCTCGGGCACCTGCGCGGCCCTGGCCAGCGACATCGCGTCCTGCCAGTCCGCGGGCGTCAAGGTGCTGCTCAGCATGGGCGGCGGGCtcgacgacgccggcgcgcCCGGATACAACCTGTCCTCGCCCTCTGACGCGCAGCGCGTGGCCGCCTACCTATGGGACAACTTCCTCGGCGGCACCGGTGAATCCCGGCCGCTGGGGGACGCCGTGCTCGACGGCATCGACTTCGACATGGAGGCCCCGTCCAGGTACTACGACGACCTCGCCAGGAACCTGACGTGGCTCTACAAGGGCGCTGCCACGGCCACGCCCACgggggtggagaagaagaacaaggcgTACCTGCTCACCGCGGCGCCGCAGTGCCCGTTCCCGGACGCGTCCCTGGGCGGCGCGCTCGGCATGGGGCTCTTCGACCACGTGTGGGTGCAGTTCTACAATAACCCGCCGTGCCAGTTCGCCGCGGACGCGAGCGCGCTGCAGAGCGCGTGGCAGCAGTGGACGGCGGCCTTGCCGTCGGCGACCGTGTTCCTCGGTCTGCCGGCGTCGCTGGATGCCGCCGGCAGCGGGTTCGTCGACGCCGACACGCTCGTGTCGCGGGTGCTGCCGCTGGTGGAAGGCGCGCCTAACTACGGCGGCGTCATGCTGTGGAGCCGCTCCTACGACAAGGATTCTGGATTTAGCGTCAAGCTGCAGGCCAACTTACAAAACAGGAACACAG GGAACGGCACATCATCATACAGAAAAAGAATCT ACACCATAGTAGGAGTCGTCGCTGGCACAgtcctgctgctcctgcttctTACCACTTGTTTCCTGTGCCATAAGAAATACCGTAGCTCGTCGCCTCCTGAAGAGGGATCAACGACACCTCCAAAGACAGAACAATTCCAGCAAAAGCTGATACCCCAACATCCGCAAAGATACACTTACTCAGACATCCAAAGGATGACCAAAACCTTCGCTCACAAGCTGGGCCAAGGCAGCCACGGCGACGTTTACAGAGGCAGCCTCCGAGATGCGCGCCAGATCACGGTGAAGGTGCTGAAGAACTGTAAAGGCAGCGACAAGGACTTCGTGAACGAAGTTGCTAGAATCGGCGGAATTTCTCACGCCAACGTCGCTCCTCTGCTGGGGTTTTGCTTGCAGGGGCCAACAAGAGCTCTGATATACGAGTACATGCCCAATGGCTCGCTTGAAAGCTATGCCCTCAACAATAACGAGGAGGACTCCGTAGAGGAGAACTACTCTCTATGGCTGTACTGGGAGAAGCTGTTCGACATTGCGGTGGGTGTCGCGCAAGGGCTAGAGTACCTCCATGAAGGGATTGGTGATAATGACGTGCATATCAGTGTCAAGCCCCGGAACATCTTGCTGGATCAGGAGCTATGCCCAAAGATTTCTGATGTTGGTGTGGCGAACCTATGCTTGTTGAAAGAAAGCAAGACATCTCACGATGTAAGGGAGAGAGATGGATATGATGCACCTGAGTCAGTATCCAGGAAATTTGGTGCGGTCAGTAGCAAGTCTGATGTGTACAGCTACGGTGTGATGGTCCTTGAGATGGTTAGAGCGAAAAGGCACGTCAAGGTTGGTGCTGACACTACCAGCAAGTATTTTGCTCAGTGGCTCTATGAGCACTTGGATCAGTTTTGCAACAGCATCTCTGACATCAACGGCGACACGAGAGATCTTGTGAGGAAGATGATTATAGTCGGGCTGTGGTGCGTGCAGGCAGCACCTATGAGTCGGCCATCAATGAGCAGAGTCATTGAGATGCTAGAAAGTAGCAGCACAGACCTGGAATTGCCAAGAAGAATCTCTTGA
- the LOC100837475 gene encoding LEAF RUST 10 DISEASE-RESISTANCE LOCUS RECEPTOR-LIKE PROTEIN KINASE-like 2.4 isoform X1 codes for MRAATGQGLPVALISLPASVETRKALTTYKRRGEQRRRTKLLTPLAMPPLLICHRLLLILLLSVAASHGDSSNDAYDSSMCLDQPYTCGGVKISYPFYLAEETKELKGYDNSYCGYPGLGIVCDGGKPTLQLDGPAKYTITSINGTIPTVSLTDPKVLGGGTDTCPRPIVGGNVTLSQGSWLFFPDSTVDYLVFLIDCSFGSGFPRPSNIDPISCQGFGGGPGLSFVLPDDEVPARNWSHACRQVIQLPVNKNIPVDHTDYRWRNSEYGKLLREGFQLGLNDSVKSQACMRCEQSSGKCGYSQGMDFIDCLCPDGRMHSDNCVKGAGAHSKNKRKIYIIASTIPLVFLLFALLLGSKKYLSRKKSKETIRIESFLQKNGTIYPKRYTYTEVKRLTKSFTEKLGQGGFGAVYRGGLSDGRQIAVKMLKSYKTDGEDFINEVASISKTSHVNVVTLLGFCLEGSKRALIYDYMPNGSLEKYAFKDNSKGEDSQNTLGWEKLFDIAVGIARGLEYLHRGCNTRIVHFDIKPHNILLDQNFCPKISDFGLAKLCLNKESAISIGGARGTIGYIAPEVFSKQFGAVSSKSDVYSYGMMVLEMVGARDKNIYASSASSSQYFPQWIYEHLDEYCVGASEIDGEITEIVRKMIVVGLWCIQLSATNRPTMTRVVEMLEGNTSDLELPPKVLLIS; via the exons ATGCGTGCCGCAACTGGTCAAGGCCTTCCTGTCGCTCTCATCAGCCTGCCAGCCTCTGTAGAAACTCGCAAGGCCCTCACGACTTATAAACGGAGAGGCGAGCAGCGGCGACGAACAAAGCTCCTGACTCCATTAGCCATGCCTCCTCTCCTGATATGTCACCGGCTGCTGctgatcctcctcctctcggtTGCCGCCTCCCATGGCGATTCATCTAACGATGCCTACGACTCCTCCATGTGCCTGGATCAGCCATACACCTGCGGAGGCGTGAAAATCAGCTACCCGTTCTATCTCGCTGAGGAGACAAAAGAACTCAAGGGCTACGACAACTCCTACTGCGGCTACCCTGGCCTGGGGATCGTCTGCGACGGCGGCAAGCCCACCCTGCAACTCGACGGCCCCGCAAAGTACACGATCACAAGCATCAATGGCACGATCCCGACCGTCTCTCTAACTGATCCCAAGGttctcggcggcggcaccgaCACCTGCCCAAGACCAATAGTCGGTGGTAACGTGACCCTTTCACAGGGATCATGGCTTTTCTTTCCTGACAGCACGGTCGATTACCTCGTCTTCTTGATCGATTGCTCGTTCGGCTCTGGCTTCCCGCGACCAAGTAACATCGACCCCATCAGCTGCCAAGGATTTGGCGGGGGCCCTGGACTGTCGTTCGTGCTTCCGGATGATGAAGTGCCCGCCAGGAACTGGTCGCACGCGTGCAGGCAAGTCATACAGCTGCCTGTGAACAAAAATATCCCGGTCGACCATACTGATTATAGATGGAGAAACAGTGAATATGGCAAGCTTCTTCGTGAGGGATTTCAATTGGGACTGAATGACAGCGTGAAGTCCCAGGCATGTATGCGGTGCGAGCAATCCAGTGGAAAGTGCGGTTACAGCCAGGGCATGGATTTCATCGATTGCTTGTGCCCTGACGGGCGAATGCACTCCGATAATTGTGTCAAGGGCGCCG GGGCACACtcaaagaacaaaagaaagataT ACATAATAGCAAGCACTATACCTCTGGTATTTCTACTTTTTGCATTGTTGCTGGGGTCCAAGAAATACTTATCCAGAAAGAAATCAAAGGAAACAATAAGGATTGAGTCCTTCCTGCAAAAGAATGGAACCATATATCCAAAAAGATACACTTACACAGAAGTGAAAAGATTGACAAAATCTTTTACTGAAAAACTAGGTCAAGGTGGATTTGGTGCTGTTTACAGAGGTGGCCTCTCTGATGGCCGTCAGATTGCAGTCAAGATGCTAAAGAGCTACAAGACTGATGGTGAGGATTTCATCAATGAGGTAGCTAGTATCAGCAAAACTTCTCATGTCAATGTTGTGACCCTCCTAGGATTTTGCTTGGAAGGATCTAAAAGGGCACTAATCTATGACTATATGCCTAATGGATCacttgaaaagtatgctttcAAAGATAACTCTAAAGGCGAAGATAGCCAAAATACTCTAGGTTGGGAGAAATTATTTGATATAGCAGTTGGCATTGCTCGAGGACTTGAATATCTTCATCGAGGATGCAATACTCGCATCGTACATTTTGATATCAAACCCCACAACATTCTGTTGGATCAAAATTTCTGCCCTAAGATCTCTGATTTTGGATTGGCAAAGCTGTGCCTCAATAAAGAAAGTGCTATTTCCATTGGTGGTGCAAGAGGAACAATAGGCTATATTGCGCCCGAGGTCTTTTCAAAGCAATTTGGGGCAGTAAGTAGCAAGTCTGATGTCTACAGTTATGGAATGATGGTTCTTGAGATGGTTGGGGCTAGGGATAAGAATATCTATGCAAGTAGTGCATCTAGTAGCCAATATTTCCCTCAATGGATTTACGAACATTTGGATGAATATTGTGTCGGTGCTTCTGAGATTGATGGCGAGATCACAGAGATTGTAAGGAAAATGATAGTAGTTGGGCTGTGGTGCATACAATTAAGTGCCACGAATCGTCCAACAATGACTAGAGTAGTTGAGATGCTAGAAGGGAACACGAGTGACCTTGAATTGCCACCAAAAGTGCTCTTGATTTCATAA
- the LOC100838085 gene encoding non-specific lipid-transfer protein 2, whose protein sequence is MKPSCALLILAVMLAASGSSCRASRAAPAAKCDPRALRPCAPVILLGTAPSTACCVKLRELKPCLCKYAKNRDLGKYINSRDSRKVAAACGLRVPIC, encoded by the coding sequence ATGAAGCCGTCGTGCGCGCTGCTAATCCTTGCAGTCATGCTCGCCGCGTCCGGCTCCTCGTGCCGGGCGTCCAgagcagcgccggcggcgaagtGCGACCCGCGGGCGCTGCGCCCGTGCGCCCCGGTGATCCTATTGGGCACCGCGCCGTCAACAGCGTGCTGCGTGAAGCTCCGGGAGCTGAAGCCGTGCCTGTGCAAGTACGCCAAGAACCGCGATCTGGGTAAGTACATCAATTCCCGGGACAGCAGGAAGGTTGCAGCCGCATGTGGCCTGCGCGTTCCTATCTGCTAG